A region from the Vibrio artabrorum genome encodes:
- a CDS encoding XylR family transcriptional regulator yields MNKKFRINLLFNANKTYDRQVIEGIGEYLQASQCDWDIFLEDDFTTHLENIHAWQGDGIIADFDSPDISALLADSSIPIVGVGGSYQDMNDYPNVPYVATDNEALVELAFKHLKDKGLQNFAFYGFADVDNKRWATERERAFSKIIKKEGYACSIYRGSDTSPHNWQYDMNRLADWLQMLPTPTGIVAATDSRARHLLQVCDHLNLMVPDKVSIIGIDNEELARYLTRVSLSSVAQGCKEMGYRAAKILHKHITTKSNENTPLNQKKGYERVLVPPSKVHQRQSSDYQALKDTYVIQAMHFIRQNACKGIKVDQVLNYVGISRSNMESRFKEERGHSIHQEIHNSKLDKACVLLKTTSLPISDIAEICGYPSLQYMYTVFKKNLNRTPKEFRCEQKD; encoded by the coding sequence ATGAATAAAAAATTTCGTATCAATTTGTTATTTAACGCGAACAAAACTTATGACCGTCAAGTGATTGAAGGGATCGGGGAGTATTTGCAAGCATCCCAATGTGATTGGGATATTTTTCTCGAGGATGATTTTACGACTCACCTTGAAAACATTCATGCCTGGCAAGGCGATGGGATTATCGCTGACTTCGATAGCCCTGATATTTCAGCGTTACTCGCCGACAGTTCGATTCCTATCGTTGGTGTAGGCGGTTCTTATCAAGATATGAATGACTACCCTAATGTGCCTTATGTTGCGACGGACAACGAAGCTTTAGTCGAACTAGCCTTTAAGCATCTAAAAGACAAAGGATTACAAAATTTTGCATTCTATGGATTTGCAGATGTTGACAATAAACGATGGGCTACCGAGAGGGAACGAGCCTTTAGTAAAATCATAAAAAAAGAAGGATACGCCTGTTCTATTTATCGAGGTAGCGATACGAGTCCCCATAATTGGCAATATGATATGAATCGCCTTGCCGACTGGCTTCAGATGCTTCCCACCCCAACAGGGATTGTTGCTGCAACAGACTCCCGAGCTCGTCATCTCTTACAAGTTTGTGATCATCTTAATCTTATGGTGCCGGACAAAGTCTCGATAATTGGTATCGATAACGAAGAGCTGGCTAGATATTTAACTCGAGTATCTCTTAGCTCTGTCGCTCAAGGCTGTAAAGAAATGGGATATCGAGCCGCTAAAATATTACACAAACATATCACTACTAAATCAAATGAGAATACGCCTCTCAATCAGAAAAAAGGTTATGAACGTGTATTAGTTCCACCATCAAAAGTGCATCAACGTCAAAGCTCAGATTATCAAGCATTAAAAGATACCTATGTTATTCAGGCTATGCATTTTATCCGTCAAAATGCATGCAAAGGAATCAAAGTTGATCAAGTTTTAAATTATGTCGGAATTTCCAGATCAAATATGGAATCACGATTCAAAGAAGAGCGTGGACATTCTATTCATCAAGAAATTCATAATTCTAAATTAGATAAAGCATGTGTTTTACTTAAAACAACATCATTACCTATTTCTGATATAGCCGAGATTTGTGGTTACCCTTCTCTACAATATATGTATACCGTCTTTAAAAAGAATTTAAATCGAACTCCGAAAGAATTTCGATGTGAACAAAAAGACTAA
- the xylB gene encoding xylulokinase, with the protein MYIGIDLGTSGVKSIVMSRDGDILASQTIKLTVSRPLELWSEQDPMDWWQATCESISGLSNQVDLAQVKAIGLSGQMHGATLLDANGDIIRPAILWNDGRCADECLQLEAEVPNSRSITGNIMMPGFTAPKLKWVANHEPQLFEKINKVLLPKDYLRFKMTGDFASDMSDSAGTLWLDVEKRDWNNDLLAATGLSRRHMPKLFEGNEITGALSQDVAALWGMKQVPVIAGGGDNAAGAIGVGIISPGQAMLSLGTSGVYFAVSDTFVSNPESALHSFCHALPNTCHTMSVILSAASCLQWVADLTDFDDVGKMLIEVENHADTSSNVVFLPYLSGERTPHNNPNAKGVFFGMSHTTTKVELALAVLEGVGFAFADGFDALHVTKNIPDEVSLIGGGARSQFWRQMLADIVEMPLVYRKGGDVGPALGAARLAILGMEPNASLQDVCPVPELVQRHEPNIEKAAYYRAKRKVFQSLYTRLQDLF; encoded by the coding sequence ATGTATATTGGTATCGACTTAGGTACATCAGGTGTTAAGTCTATTGTAATGTCTCGTGATGGGGATATTCTTGCTTCTCAAACGATAAAATTAACGGTGTCGCGTCCCTTGGAGCTATGGTCTGAGCAAGATCCTATGGATTGGTGGCAAGCGACATGCGAATCGATTTCTGGTTTGTCGAATCAAGTTGATTTAGCACAAGTGAAAGCCATCGGTTTATCCGGTCAAATGCATGGTGCAACATTGCTTGATGCTAATGGTGATATCATTCGGCCTGCCATTCTATGGAACGACGGTCGCTGCGCAGATGAGTGTCTTCAACTAGAAGCAGAGGTGCCAAATAGCCGATCTATCACGGGCAATATCATGATGCCAGGGTTTACTGCACCTAAGTTAAAGTGGGTGGCTAATCATGAGCCTCAATTATTCGAGAAAATAAATAAAGTATTGTTACCAAAAGATTACTTACGATTCAAAATGACCGGAGATTTTGCCTCTGACATGTCTGATTCGGCAGGTACACTTTGGCTAGATGTTGAAAAACGTGATTGGAATAACGACTTACTTGCTGCAACGGGTCTTTCGCGTCGCCACATGCCGAAACTATTTGAAGGTAATGAAATCACGGGCGCTTTATCTCAAGACGTCGCCGCTCTATGGGGAATGAAGCAAGTCCCAGTGATTGCTGGTGGTGGTGATAATGCTGCCGGAGCCATTGGTGTTGGTATCATAAGTCCAGGACAAGCGATGCTATCACTCGGCACATCGGGGGTTTACTTTGCCGTCAGCGACACTTTTGTATCAAACCCTGAATCCGCTCTACACAGTTTTTGTCATGCTCTGCCAAATACTTGTCACACTATGTCGGTCATCTTAAGTGCCGCGTCTTGTTTACAATGGGTTGCGGATCTTACCGATTTCGATGATGTCGGCAAGATGCTGATCGAGGTGGAAAATCATGCCGATACTTCTTCCAATGTTGTATTTTTACCATATTTGTCAGGAGAACGTACGCCTCATAATAATCCGAATGCAAAAGGAGTATTTTTCGGGATGAGCCATACAACCACTAAAGTTGAATTAGCTCTAGCTGTTCTTGAGGGCGTAGGTTTTGCCTTTGCTGATGGTTTCGATGCTCTTCATGTGACCAAAAACATACCAGATGAAGTTTCATTAATTGGCGGTGGTGCTCGAAGTCAATTTTGGCGTCAAATGCTTGCTGATATTGTAGAGATGCCACTAGTTTATCGGAAAGGTGGAGATGTTGGTCCTGCATTGGGGGCGGCTCGCCTTGCTATTTTAGGTATGGAGCCTAATGCAAGTTTACAGGATGTATGTCCTGTACCAGAACTCGTGCAAAGACACGAACCTAATATTGAAAAAGCGGCTTACTATCGAGCTAAACGTAAGGTATTTCAATCACTTTATACCAGACTCCAGGATCTATTCTAA
- a CDS encoding DUF819 family protein — protein sequence MITNDAVIMGMLAVILGGVFITESSQNSALKKFYSFVPGLLLCYFVPSLLNSLGIIDASNSKLYFVASRYLLPSALVLLIISADLRKIFGLGSKAVIMFLTGTVGIIIGGPLAILIIDQINPDLVSGDVWRGLTTVAGSWIGGGANQAAMKEVFEVDDKLFSAMITVDVICANIWMAVLLIMAGRHKKIDAWLKADTSSIEDLKETVSKYQDENARPTTTTDLMKITAIAFGLTGLAHFFSDIIAPWISTNAPELAQYSLTSGFFWLIVMVTTFALIASCFKSTRSLEHSGASKVGSAFIYILVATIGMQMDVTAIFDNPGYFFIGITWLTIHAVIMIVMAKLIRAPLFFMAVGSQANVGGAASAPIVAAAFHPALAPVGILMAVLGYALGTYGAYICGLIMQAAALG from the coding sequence ATGATTACTAATGATGCTGTAATAATGGGCATGTTAGCTGTAATTCTTGGCGGCGTTTTTATCACGGAAAGTAGCCAAAATAGCGCACTAAAAAAATTCTACTCGTTCGTTCCGGGTTTGTTACTTTGCTACTTTGTTCCCTCTTTACTGAACAGCTTAGGCATCATCGACGCTTCAAATTCTAAACTGTACTTTGTTGCAAGCCGTTACTTGCTTCCAAGTGCACTCGTTCTGCTCATCATATCGGCAGACTTACGCAAAATCTTTGGGTTAGGCTCTAAAGCCGTCATCATGTTTTTAACGGGTACTGTCGGTATCATCATTGGTGGACCATTAGCGATTCTGATTATCGATCAAATTAACCCTGATCTTGTTTCTGGTGATGTATGGCGCGGTCTAACCACGGTGGCTGGCTCTTGGATCGGTGGCGGTGCAAACCAAGCGGCAATGAAAGAAGTATTTGAAGTTGATGACAAACTGTTTTCTGCCATGATTACGGTTGATGTTATCTGTGCCAATATTTGGATGGCTGTCTTGCTTATCATGGCCGGTCGCCATAAAAAGATTGATGCATGGTTAAAAGCGGATACTTCATCAATCGAAGATCTAAAAGAGACGGTATCTAAGTATCAAGATGAAAACGCTCGCCCGACCACAACAACCGATCTAATGAAGATCACTGCCATTGCATTCGGTCTTACTGGTTTAGCACACTTCTTTAGCGACATCATTGCACCATGGATTTCAACCAATGCTCCAGAACTGGCACAGTACAGTCTTACGTCTGGATTCTTCTGGTTAATCGTAATGGTAACGACATTCGCACTCATCGCTTCATGCTTCAAATCAACACGTAGCCTTGAACACAGTGGCGCATCTAAGGTAGGGTCTGCTTTTATTTACATCCTAGTCGCAACCATTGGTATGCAAATGGATGTCACGGCGATCTTCGATAACCCAGGTTACTTCTTTATTGGGATTACGTGGTTAACAATTCACGCGGTTATCATGATCGTGATGGCGAAACTGATCCGCGCACCTTTATTCTTCATGGCGGTCGGTAGCCAAGCTAACGTAGGCGGCGCTGCATCTGCTCCTATCGTTGCTGCTGCATTCCACCCTGCTTTGGCTCCAGTCGGTATCCTAATGGCTGTACTTGGTTACGCGTTGGGTACATACGGCGCTTATATCTGTGGCTTAATCATGCAGGCCGCAGCATTAGGTTGA